The Alosa sapidissima isolate fAloSap1 chromosome 17, fAloSap1.pri, whole genome shotgun sequence DNA segment CTAGAATCTGTCTTCCTAACCTCATGCAAATGTAAAAACGTAAACAAGTCCACACTGGTTTTGGCTTTGCAATGCCTCCTTAACTGTGTACAGTTGGAAAGTAGATCCGGCCTCTTCCGTTGTGGATGGTGACATACTGTATGGTTTGAATGTACTGGTTCAGGGATGCTGAGTGATGCTGATTGTTGTGTGATGGTGCTACAGTTGGCTCAGCCAATCGCCACGCCACATGCAAATCAGAGGTGAGGGCTTAGGGCTCTGATTGGATGGCATCAGCCTCCCTCTCGCCGTATCAGAACGCTTTGCCTCATTGTTGTCATCATGAGTAGCATCCGATGCATGTGTATGGAAGCCAGTCCCTCCTCTGTAGCTGTGCTGCAGGGATTGGgaggtggggtgtgtggggaggggcagAAGGCGGGGAGGGAATAGGGGATGAAGTGGGGGGAGGCTGACGGCAGCTCCACAAAGCAGCAGCCAAAGGAGAAAGAAAAcggctgctccacacacacacacacacacacacaccctctctcggacacacaaacacacacacacaccgatgctGAGTCACAGACAGGTGGATTGACTAACGGACAGACCGAGTGGCCCTCTCCCATGAGCCAGCCGGGAAAAACATGGAGGAACTGGAACACACCTGCCCCCAGCCGCACACGGTGAGCCAACTCGCTTTGTTCTGTTTGTAAGAACGGGAGACTGAGGCAGGGTGACCGGCaaggagagaatgtgtgtttgtttgggtccatgagagagagagagagagagagagagagagagagagagagagagagagagagagagagagagagagagagagagagaggaggatgccGGAAGAGGTAAGTTGCCTGTTATGAATCGGAGTGTTCCGTGCTTGGGCATCGCTAgtgttccctgtgtgtgtgtgtgcaacatagCATTGGCAtgaaggggggagagggggctgAAAGACAGGCGTTGATCCTGTGTGAAAAGCAGCTAAGTGCAGCTAAGTGCAGTCTCCTTGTGTCAGATATGGAGACAAAGAGACTGCCGGTGTAGGGATGCGCCCAACGCTGCTGCCTCTGTGTCTGGGCATGTGTGTCTGATGGAGGAGTTGGGCCTTTGGTGACGTGCGCTTGCTGACGGCCTCGTAATCCCTCGGCTTGTCCCAGAAGTTGCAGCTGTAACGCGGAGCACGCCCAGGAAGCATGCAGGCATCTGCTTATTTATCCTCTGCCCTTGTGCCATTTCAAGCTCCTCCTCTTCACCTTGTGTTGGATTCTGGGAAAGGTCCTCTACCACATCCTCCGGGTGCTTATGTGTCTCTGTTGCCATGGGAATGACAATGTGCAATGCATgttggttgttgttttttttattgccaGTGCTGTCTTTTCAGGCTGTTGCAAGAGCAGTTCGTAAAACTCCCTCCTAAAAAATCAAAAGCCATGTTAGTTCTGTGAGTTGTTGTGAATATCATGTTGGCTCCCGTGCAGCTCGTGTGTGGGGCCGGCAGGGCATCTGGTGTCGCATGTCGTGTGTGGGGCCGGCAGGGCATCTGGTGTGGCACGTCGTGTGCAGACAGATGGCCACAGTAGCGGGCAGCCTGGTGTCAGTGCTGGTGTCAAGCTGCGCTTCCTCCACACAATACAGCGCTTGTTCTGCGGGGGAAATATACTGGGCTTTGGCACAGTGGTAATGCTTTTGGAAGCAGCGCCATTTTTCTTTGTATGAAATATTTATGTTTCTATTTTTTGCCTTTCTTTGACGATGCAGTCagatgcaatgcaatgcaacatTTAGCATCTCCAGATGTCTCTGTCCAAGCTAGTGCTTCTGCATTATCATGTTAGTATGTGTAAGGTGGACTGTTTTATGAAAGGCTGTTCTCTGGTGTCTGGACATACATTGTGGGTgtgccagtctctctctctctccccctgctctTGAGTGGACCAGGCGCTCTACAATGGAGCTCTGAGTCCTGCACAGCAGATCAATAGCTTGTGTAGAAATCTCCTGTCAAATATCCTGTTAAGGAATCAATACTCCAAATGTGGAACGGAATTAGTTTTGGGAACAGAAAGATACAGTATACATTTGGAATAAGGAGTAAGTGGCAGCACCCAGCTGCCTCGGAGCCTTCACGCATCCCATTAAATCATCTCAGTATGAACTTTATAATCTGAGCAATTGCATATCATAAGTAATTTTGGCCAGTCTGCTTAGTCATCCACTCTGAGGGATCACATCATATTCAAACTGTGTGGATTGTCTGGAATGGAAATGAGCGCCATACTGCAGAGCTTCAGAGAGCTGCTTAGTGATGGTATACTTTTCCTctacgttctctctctctcactcattctgtctctctctctctctccttttgcctttctctcccctccctctcagaCTCTCACAGAGCCGGCGATATTTGCGAAGGAGACCAGCTGTGGATGTCGTGCTCCTCACGAGAGACTGACCATTGAGCAAGCCAGACGCGGGACCCCTGGTCAGTCCAGTTCTGCTGTTGTTTCTCCATGCTGttctctcctgtcttctcctctcctgtcttctcctctcttctcttctcctctcctctcttctcctctcctcttctcttctcttctcctctcctctcctctcctctcttctcctctcctctcctctcctctcctctcttctcctctcctctcctctcctctcctctcctctcctctcctcctaaaTCCAACATCCAGTTCTCAAGACCCATTTTCCCACATTAATATTTCTAACCACCCCTCCCCTTGTGCAGAGATGCACAAACACTGGCGCCGAAAGGTAAACTTGTCACAATTTGTCGATTTGTCGACAAttgatttcactctgttttactcCAGAGAGTTCAGGATACTTGCTACTTATGTAATTGTAGTATGTAGTTGTCACATTATGGAAAGGGCTTCTCTAGACTAGAAACCAGCTAGTTTATTTGGTAAAGGCCTAAAAGAATGTGAGAAACCGGCTAGTTTATTTAGGTAAAGGCCTAAAAGAATGTGAGAAACCGGCTAGTTTATTTGGTAAAGGCCTAAAAGAATGTGAGAAACCGGCTAGTTTATTTAGGTAAAGGCCTAAAAGAAtgtgagatagatagatctgATCATGGTGTGAGGCCCCTTAACTCGCACAGCCATGTTTGTGCTTGCTGTCAAGGCGTCTGTGTTGAGCTGAAGTCTTTTCTGCTCCGTTGGGCTGGCTAGAGGAGGTCCGTTGGGCTAGCTAGAGGTCCGTTGGGCTGGCTAGAGGAGGTCCGTTGGGCTGGCTAGAGGAGGTCCGTTGGGGAGGAGGTCCGTTGGGCTGGCTAGAGGAGGGATGGCTTGCCAGGATAGGAACGTCAGACTCAGGGCTCCTCTTTTCAGCCCGTGACCCAGATTCCCCCCATTCAGCACTGAGCGACAAAAGAGAGACAACCAGACAAGAGGGAAAAGCCCTGGAGCAACTAGAGGACAGCAAGCAGCACAAGCTGGTGGACTAGAGCAACTAGAGGACAGCAAGCAGCACAAGCTGGTGGACAGCTTTTTAAtgggaaaatcagaggtttgAGAGACATTGGGCCTTAAAACAGATTCTGTAAAAAACAGAAGCCAAAGCAAGGAACAGACATTTTGGCACTGGCATACAATGGTACATGGCAACTATTTGTAAAACTCAACTCAAACTTTGTCATGCATTTCAATTCTACTGACCGATACATTTCCACGTTCTTGTCTCCTGCCTCCTCAGTGGACCGTCCAGTGCGGGTCTATGCAGACGGCATCTTTGATCTGTTCCACTCCGGCCACGCTCGGGCCCTCATGCAGGCCAAGAACCTCTTCCCCAACTCCTACCTGATAGTCGGAGGTACGACGTAACCTTGCAATCAGACGGGAAGCCATGCAGTTCTTTCACTGGCTCTGAGTGCATCATGTGTTCAATGATGGATGTATTGTATTTgaccttactgtgtgtgtgtgtgtgtgtgtgtgtgtgtgtgtgtgtgcatgcgtgtgtgtctgtgtgcgtgtgcatgcgtgtgtgtgtatgtgtgtgcgtgtgtgtgtgcatgcgtgtgtgtgtacatgcgtgtgtgtgtgtgtgtgtgtgtgtgtgtgtgtttcagtgtgcagTGACGAGCTCACCCATAAGTATAAGGGCTTCACGGTGATGACGGAGGAGGAGCGCTACGAGGCGCTGCGACACTGCCGCTACGTGGACGAGGTGGTGCGGGACGCCCCCTGGACGCTCAGCCCGGAGTTCCTGGAGCAACACAAGGTAAAGATGCCAGTGGGGAATACTACCAAGCTTACCTGGCAACACAAGGTAAGGATGCCAGTGGGGAATACTACCAAGCTTACCTGGCAACACAAGGTAAGGATGCCAGTGGGGAATACTACCAAGCTTACCTGGCAACACAAGGTAAGGATGCCAGTGGGGAATACTACCAAGCTTACCTGGCAACACAAGGTAAGGATGCCAGTGGGGAATACTACTAAGCTTACCTGGCAACACAAGGTAAGGATGCCAGTGGGGAATACTACCAAGCTTACCTGGCAACACAAGGTAAGGATGCCAGTGGGGAATACTACTAAGCTTACCTGGGGAACTTCAGGGGAAACTGCTGATCTCTGCTCTGGGCTGACTTATTGTTTTGAGAGCAGTGTTTACTCCTGAAGTTTCTGGGTAAGCTGTTAAAGTTATTTGTAGTAtaaccctctgtgtgtgtgtgtgtgtgtgtgtgtgtgtgtgtgtgtgtgtgtgtgtgtgtgctgtgtgtcttcACTACACACCCTAGACCACTGTTCCCAGACAGCACATAACTGCAGTCttatagctgtgtgtgtatgcgtgcctgtacatgtgtgtgtgtgtgtgtgtgtgtgtgtgtgtgtgtgtgtgtttggtgcttAATTCACTGTTATTTTGTGGTCTCAGATTGACTTTGTGGCTCACGATGACATCCCATACTCTTCAGCAGGAACAGAGGATGTGTACAAGCACATCAAAGAAGCTGGTATGAAGAGCTATTAGCAACACCACATCACTGTCAATTAGCTATTAGCAACACCACATCACTGTCAATTAGTCTCTTTTTATTGCACTTCAGCCGTTATGTAACACAACCAATCGGATTGCTCGAAAAGTGTGTCGTGCCACAAGTGCCTCCATTTAACTGACTTCTGCTGTAGAGCactcaagctgcacatgctctTGCTGCTGCTGGCGTGGTTTATCTCCTAAAATATTTATGCCGCTGAAGGCTAGGTAATATTGATTCGAAGTGTTCTTAGATGCTATTACAATGTGATATTGCAGAAAAATACGCTCCTTTTGACTAGATTATGATGTTGTATGCGGctaacacacatacgcatgtacAAATACATCTAAATGTAATTTAGCTTTTCAGTGAATATTTACCATACTATGGGTTCATGAGACTAAATAATGATCATGAATAATGTAATCATTAATCATCAATACCACTGACGTCATAGCAAACTGATGCCAGTACTGGTAgttaaatttccccttggggatcaataaagtatctatttatctatctatctatctatctagtgatGGGGCCTATTAGGCCAAATAGAATTAGATGTTTGCTACATAAGCATAATATGTGCTAATGTCCTCTTTGCAGGTATGTTTGTGCCCACTCAGAGGACTGAGGGCATCTCCACGTCTGACCTGATCACGCGTATCGTGCGAGACTATGACGTCTACGCCAGAAGAAACCTGCAGAGGGGCTACACAGCCAAGGAGCTGAACGTCAGCTACATCAACGTAAGAGCCGCTGCCGAGATGCCTGCCAGAGGTCATGACCTGAGGCTGGACTGGTCATTTATTGGGCCTGTTTATTCAACCACCGGTGGTATACAGAGTGATAACTCCTGACTTTAGTTGTGTCCATTCCAGAGCCTTTAATTTTGGACAACGTAGGAATCCAATCCAGTTACACACATAACATTAGAATATGGTCATTTATTTGGAGGGTTTAAACTTCGGAGAATGTAATTTTACACTGATTTGGTCTAGATGAGTTATTTTCCACCTTATTTGTTTgcttttaattacatttttcatTACATGTAAAAAGTGGACAGGCATGTTTATCTTCAAACTAACTGCATTTGTGTCAATCCAGAGTGCTTTTTGTAACCTGCAATTAAAAGGTTGTGTGGTCCCCCCCTCCATTAGATTAGATATTGATGTGCTGCTGATGTCTTTGAAGGAGAAGAAGTATCGTCTGCAGAACCAGGTGGACCGTATGAAGGAGAAGGTGCGCACGGTGGAGGAGAAGTCCAAGCACTTCGTCTACAGGGTGGAGGAGAAGAGCGCCGATCTCATCCAGAAATGGGAGGAGAAGTCACGCGAATTCATCGGCAACTTCCTGGAGCTGTTTGGCCCCGATGGAACATGGGTAAGACTATAGAAACGGTACCAACGGTTACCGCGTTTAACAGGAGAcatgaacagtgtgtgtgtgtgtgtgtgtgtgtgtgtgtgtgtgtgtgtgtgtgtgtgtgtgtgtgtgtgtgtgtgtgtgtgtgtgtgtgtgtgtgtgtgtgtctgtgtctgtgtgtgtgtgtctgtgtgtctgtgtgtgtgtttaacagtTAGTGTTTAACAAGAGACATTAAGCATGTCAGTCAGGATTATGTTTAGTTTGAGCTGGTGTTCTCTATATGGCCTTTATAAAGACACAGAGTAAGCAAGGAAGAAGACAGCTAGTTAGGTCTTCAGTGCAAAGTCTAACagaagctaatttaataactggGCAAAATCAGTGTGCTATATGCAAGAGCTGTATCTATATGCaagagctgtgtctgtgtgtgtgtgtctgtgtgtgtgtgtgtgtgtgtgtgtgtgtgtgtgtgtgtgtgtgtgtgtgtgtgcgtgtgcgtgtgcgtgtgtgtgtctcaaaccTTAACATTGATGACTCAGTTCAATGCTTCCACATGCCATTCACAAGACTCTTTAGAAGAATTCAGAATAAAAAACGGTTCAGAATAATGATCAGTCTGACACTATGATCATGACGAGAGCGCAGACCAGATCTCCAGACACGTGTGTGTGGAAACGGCATTTCATGTTTTGTTGATTTGCCGTTTTCTTTCTATCCCTCCGCGTCACCCCTCCTGGCAGAAACAGATGTTCCAGGAGCGCAGCGGACGCATGATC contains these protein-coding regions:
- the pcyt1ba gene encoding choline-phosphate cytidylyltransferase B isoform X3, producing MEELEHTCPQPHTTLTEPAIFAKETSCGCRAPHERLTIEQARRGTPVDRPVRVYADGIFDLFHSGHARALMQAKNLFPNSYLIVGVCSDELTHKYKGFTVMTEEERYEALRHCRYVDEVVRDAPWTLSPEFLEQHKIDFVAHDDIPYSSAGTEDVYKHIKEAGMFVPTQRTEGISTSDLITRIVRDYDVYARRNLQRGYTAKELNVSYINEKKYRLQNQVDRMKEKVRTVEEKSKHFVYRVEEKSADLIQKWEEKSREFIGNFLELFGPDGTWKQMFQERSGRMIQALSPRGSPSNSPPRELSPLRSPSPPSLWGHAHHHSHAHSHARASSPPSPKAASASISSMSEGDEDEK
- the pcyt1ba gene encoding choline-phosphate cytidylyltransferase B isoform X1, which codes for MEELEHTCPQPHTTLTEPAIFAKETSCGCRAPHERLTIEQARRGTPVDRPVRVYADGIFDLFHSGHARALMQAKNLFPNSYLIVGVCSDELTHKYKGFTVMTEEERYEALRHCRYVDEVVRDAPWTLSPEFLEQHKIDFVAHDDIPYSSAGTEDVYKHIKEAGMFVPTQRTEGISTSDLITRIVRDYDVYARRNLQRGYTAKELNVSYINEKKYRLQNQVDRMKEKVRTVEEKSKHFVYRVEEKSADLIQKWEEKSREFIGNFLELFGPDGTWKQMFQERSGRMIQALSPRGSPSNSPPRELSPLRSPSPPSLWGHAHHHSHAHSHARASSPPSPKAASASISSMSEGDEDENFA
- the pcyt1ba gene encoding choline-phosphate cytidylyltransferase B isoform X4: MEELEHTCPQPHTTLTEPAIFAKETSCGCRAPHERLTIEQARRGTPVDRPVRVYADGIFDLFHSGHARALMQAKNLFPNSYLIVGVCSDELTHKYKGFTVMTEEERYEALRHCRYVDEVVRDAPWTLSPEFLEQHKIDFVAHDDIPYSSAGTEDVYKHIKEAGMFVPTQRTEGISTSDLITRIVRDYDVYARRNLQRGYTAKELNVSYINEKKYRLQNQVDRMKEKVRTVEEKSKHFVYRVEEKSADLIQKWEEKSREFIGNFLELFGPDGTWMFQERSGRMIQALSPRGSPSNSPPRELSPLRSPSPPSLWGHAHHHSHAHSHARASSPPSPKAASASISSMSEGDEDENFA
- the pcyt1ba gene encoding choline-phosphate cytidylyltransferase B isoform X2; this translates as MVGRRRTKRSRKTLTEPAIFAKETSCGCRAPHERLTIEQARRGTPVDRPVRVYADGIFDLFHSGHARALMQAKNLFPNSYLIVGVCSDELTHKYKGFTVMTEEERYEALRHCRYVDEVVRDAPWTLSPEFLEQHKIDFVAHDDIPYSSAGTEDVYKHIKEAGMFVPTQRTEGISTSDLITRIVRDYDVYARRNLQRGYTAKELNVSYINEKKYRLQNQVDRMKEKVRTVEEKSKHFVYRVEEKSADLIQKWEEKSREFIGNFLELFGPDGTWKQMFQERSGRMIQALSPRGSPSNSPPRELSPLRSPSPPSLWGHAHHHSHAHSHARASSPPSPKAASASISSMSEGDEDENFA